A window of Oncorhynchus kisutch isolate 150728-3 linkage group LG10, Okis_V2, whole genome shotgun sequence contains these coding sequences:
- the LOC109898647 gene encoding uncharacterized protein LOC109898647 codes for MSVTSEMFEEDSQDMREQSGGESSAAPGETLSFTDEAVSILTSSSLLARSLLGRTSALKRTNDLPTSGNALRRKREFIPSEKKDDGYWDKRKKNNEAAKRSREKRRVNDMVVENRVLALLEENARLRAELLALKFRFGLVKDPSNTPILPLPTAPCAPQTLAPHYYLPSGPGSHPAAHGGQFSVQGSRDAGSMSEDSGFSTPGSSSLGSPLSFEDRLSDHGKLSPHRAEELGYELHHSPAEAQVHHSGHFPGELSRVMMGKVESGEGIKNFPHKMRFKILSSGEDNRHSPIQSMGARDGPREAVNGHIMLGGAEGAGVWPHKQEGEETRRGRQQQESTQYVHSVCTTLQGQTESHYHTENNVLKSHLSSLSEEVAQLKKLFSEQLLAKVN; via the coding sequence ATGAGTGTGACCAGTGAGATGTTTGAAGAAGATTCTCAAGACATGAGGGAGCAGAGCGGTGGGGAGTCCAGTGCTGCACCTGGTGAGACCCTGTCCTTCACAGATGAGGCCGTGTCCATCCTGACCTCTAGCAGTCTGCTGGCCCGCTCTCTGCTTGGACGCACCTCTGCTCTGAAGCGCACCAATGACCTGCCCACCTCTGGAAACGCCCTCAGACGGAAGCGTGAGTTCATTCCCAGCGAGAAGAAGGATGACGGCTATTGGGACAAGCGCAAGAAGAACAACGAGGCGGCCAAGCGCTCCAGGGAGAAGCGCCGCGTCAACGACATGGTGGTGGAGAATCGCGTGCTGGCGCTGCTGGAGGAGAATGCACGTCTCAGGGCCGAGCTGCTGGCACTCAAGTTCCGCTTCGGCCTGGTCAAAGATCCCTCCAACACACCCATCCTGCCCCTCCCCACAGCCCCCTGTGCTCCACAGACCTTGGCTCCACACTACTATCTGCCCAGTGGACCAGGGAGCCACCCTGCTGCCCACGGGGGCCAGTTCAGCGTGCAAGGCTCCAGGGACGCTGGCAGCATGTCAGAGGACTCTGGATTCTCCACCCCTGGCAGCTCCAGTTTAGGGAGCCCCCTCTCCTTTGAGGACCGACTGAGTGATCATGGCAAACTGTCCCCACACAGAGCAGAGGAGCTGGGCTACGAGCTCCACCACTCCCCTGCAGAGGCGCAGGTGCACCACAGTGGACACTTCCCTGGGGAGCTCTCCAGAGTGATGATGGGGAAAGTGGAGTCTGGGGAGGGCATAAAGAACTTTCCTCACAAAATGCGCTTCAAGATCCTCAGCAGTGGAGAGGACAACAGGCACAGCCCCATACAGTCAATGGGAGCAAGAGACGGTCCCCGGGAGGCAGTCAACGGACACATCATGTTGGGTGGAGCTGAGGGGGCAGGAGTCTGGCCACATaagcaggagggagaggagaccaggaGGGGGCGACAACAGCAAGAGTCCACTCAGTATGTCCACTCAGTATGTACAACCCTACAGGGCCAGACAGAGTCTCATTACCATACAGAGAACAATGTCCTCAAGTCCCACCTCAGCTCCCTCAGCGAAGAGGTGGCCCAGCTCAAGAAACTGTTCTCAGAGCAGCTGCTGGCTAAAGTGAACTGA
- the LOC109893435 gene encoding filaggrin-like, which yields MECLNSQLQSASSENNLDSLETYSNYAESLPSPQGTPSRQGRLVKSSMSCRRKREFISDEKKDASYWEKRRKNNEAAKRSREKRRLNDMVLENRVMVLNDENCRLKTELLQLKLRFGLISTASYMEKSQQLTSGGNNGGNGRSSTSNFYSSGYSSSSQVMMNSDSSETEQSGSGGGHSQLVTYSPHGSLSDMSDGSSRDSPEPAVYGIKQEESSQEMDIGSSMFNVHHSLSSTHHQEEMESVYHSQQHHSYHHQESITSQTSQVPPPTQQRSVILYRSSSASYPGESQRQQDIDQQTAQQQSAQAGHLAQARESHTESSERLAEVTKQMERKTLDSPPYHYSDCHSEAGEGQVYRALQQEQKTQTGLAPDILQKQEAVTSHLYHNQASHCYLSTQDEEPPILTYEGGARSEGYYQEHSTLGKDTSSSDNDPRSSDKETSTDDDSPSSSLSDTGSYLLHLSVSHQPGSPLPSPQDSSQCQSGDTQAEVKGTALPHKLRLKHKAMSSQQDSPTTPPPSSILPLPQHPYLALTQQQSGKERERESQPPTGFYKQPSSAESRKESGEKESSSGRRNNSRD from the coding sequence ATGGAATGCCTGAATTCACAACTCCAATCAGCAAGCTCAGAAAATAACCTGGACAGCCTAGAGACATACTCTAACTACGCAGAGTCCCTCCCATCGCCTCAAGGAACCCCCTCTCGCCAGGGGCGTCTCGTCAAGTCCAGCATGAGTTGCAGACGCAAGCGTGAGTTCATCTCTGATGAAAAGAAGGATGCATCCTACTGGGAGAAGCGCCGTAAGAACAACGAGGCGGCCAAACGCTCCAGGGAGAAACGACGACTGAACGACATGGTGTTGGAAAACCGCGTCATGGTGCTGAATGACGAGAACTGCCGCCTGAAGACAGAGCTGCTGCAGCTGAAGCTGCGCTTTGGCCTTATCAGCACTGCCTCCTACATGGAGAAGAGCCAGCAGCTCACTAGTGGAGGCAACAATGGAGGCAACGGGAGATCCTCCACATCCAATTTCTACTCCAGCGGCTACTCCAGCAGCTCCCAGGTGATGATGAACTCTGACTCCTCGGAGACTGAGCAGTCAGGCAGCGGGGGGGGGCATAGTCAACTGGTGACGTACTCCCCCCATGGGTCCCTTTCAGACATGTCAGACGGGTCCTCCCGGGACAGCCCAGAGCCTGCGGTCTACGGGATCAAGCAGGAGGAAAGCAGCCAGGAGATGGACATTGGAAGCAGCATGTTCAACGTCCACCATAGCCTGTCCTCCACACACCACCAGGAGGAGATGGAGTCGGTCTACCACAGCCAACAGCACCACTCCTACCACCACCAGGAGAGCATCACAAGCCAGACCAGTCAGGTCCCTCCACCCACCCAACAGAGGAGTGTCATCCTCTACCGCTCCAGTAGTGCCTCCTACCCTGGGGAGAGCCAAAGGCAGCAGGACATAGATCAACAGACAGCCCAACAGCAGAGTGCTCAGGCCGGCCATCTGGCCCAGGCTCGAGAGAGCCACACAGAAAGCTCAGAGAGACTGGCAGAGGTGACCAAGCAGATGGAGAGGAAGACACTAGACTCCCCTCCGTACCACTACTCAGACTGCCACAGCGAGGCAGGAGAGGGGCAGGTGTACAGAGCTCTGCAACAGGAGCAAAAGACACAGACGGGCCTCGCTCCAGACATCCTCCAAAAACAGGAGGCCGTCACATCCCACCTGTACCACAACCAGGCTAGTCACTGCTATCTTAGCACCCAGGACGAGGAGCCCCCCATACTGACCTATGAGGGCGGGGCCAGGAGTGAGGGGTACTACCAAGAACATTCAACCTTAGGCAAAGACACCTCCTCTAGTGACAATGACCCCCGCAGCTCTGACAAGGAGACCTCCACGGACGACGACTCCCCGTCCTCCTCCCTATCTGACACCGGGAGTTACCTCCTGCACCTGTCTGTCTCACACCAGCCAGGGTCCCCTCTGCCCTCCCCGCAGGACTCCTCCCAATGCCAAAGCGGGGATACCCAGGCAGAGGTTAAGGGCACTGCCCTGCCTCACAAACTGCGTCTCAAACACAAAGCCATGAGCTCCCAGCAGGACTctcccaccacccctcctccttcctctatcCTACCCCTGCCCCAGCACCCTTACCTGGCCCTCACGCAACAGCAGAGcggcaaagagagggagagggagagccagCCCCCCACAGGGTTCTATAAGCAGCCGTCCTCAGCTGAGTCAAGGAAGGAGAGTGGGGAAAAGGAGTCGTCAAGCGGACGCCGTAACAACAGCCGAGACTAA